In the genome of Terriglobia bacterium, the window CCGCCGCTTTGGGATCATTCCAAACCGCACCAATCACATACCATTGCCCCATCCGCGAGCGCAGCAGGAAATTCAGGCTGATGACACCGGGTTCGGATCCGCCCTTGAAACCGATGTAAGCCCAACGGGTCGAGGAGACAGGAATGCCGGGATTGATGGCTAGAATCTGGCGAGCGGTATCCCGAGCACTATCGTCCGCGTGAAACCAAGCCAGGGCATGGCAAAGGTCGGTGGCGGAGGCAAACCATTCCACTTGGTCAATCATCTTTGGGGTGGTACCACTGGCTGCTGCAAGCAGGGTCTCATGGGAGACCGGTGGCTTGAGCATTTGCAAAAACGCCCGCCGAGCCGCGATGTCATTGGTGATGTATTGCTGCAGTTGATCGGGAGGAATGCCCCATTTCAGCTGGAACATCTCCATGGTGGAAAGAAACGGCTGATCCACCGCCGGCTGGCTGTGCCCCATCACCTGCAACATTGCTTCCACTTGCTCGCGACCTACGGTCTTCAACAACTCGTCGGCTGCGGTGTTGTCACTCCTGGAAATCATCAGCGAGGCCGCGCTTTGCACTGTGAGCGGCGTGCCAAGTGGCCAACTCTGCAGAATGCCGGAGGGTAAGGAGTGCACATCGAGCGAGATCACGTCATTCCAGTGGCGCTGCCCGCCGCTGATCTGATGAGCGAGCGTCCCCAGAATGTAGAGTTTGAAGGCAGATCCGATAGCTAGTCTCTGCGTAGGTTGCCATTCGCCCAGTGCCACCGGACCACTCGCATCCAGGCGCTGGGCGAGAAAGCTGACCCGGCCCGGCAGGAGCTTCATCTTTTCGATCACCGCGGACAGCGTTTCACTCGATGATACAGGCGGTCCCACCACAAATCCGGTTATAGAATGAGAAGCGTCAGCATTGATCACCAGGTTGACGGGGGCGGTGAATCCCTTCTCGAAAGTGAATGTGAATTGGGCAGAGGTTGAGCTGACTTGCTTTTCTAATTTGACTCCTGTGCAGCGACCCAATTGGGTGTAGAGCTGCCTCATGACCGTTTCCAATCGGGCGGCCGGCACCTGGGTCAGGAACTCGGGAGCAAAGAGTTGGCCTACCCCGGATGGATCGGCGCGGAAATACTGCGCCACCGACTCGGCCACGGATTGCAAATCATGAGACTGAGCCGCCGGCGTGGTTTGCGACACGGACTGGGCCGCGACAGCCATCGCGCTGATTGCCAGCAAGGCTATAATGGGTAAAGTGCGCATCCTGTCTCCGTTTCTGTTGCCAAGAATCACGTAATGCAGTGGTCGAGTATTCTGAAAGAAGAAAAATATCATGGCGAGGCCACTGATCCTCTAAGACATGCTATCAGCAATCCGGATAATCCTCAACAACGCGTCTCCATGAAAGTGGTTGTGACAGCATCTCCCGAACGGGTCCGCTTTGTCCGGGGTGGACTGCGAGCCAAGGGCGCGGCGCTCGAGCATCTTGATGGTCCGACGGGCAATGCGGTCGGTGATTCGAGGTACCTCCGCACTTTCCATCAGCGGGATGCTGTGGACATGGAGGGCGGTGCATTCTCCGGCGCGCTGCCCCATTTCACGTTGGGTCGTGAACCCATCTCGAATATGAGCGTTCCTCCCTTGACTAG includes:
- a CDS encoding serine hydrolase; the encoded protein is MIFFFFQNTRPLHYVILGNRNGDRMRTLPIIALLAISAMAVAAQSVSQTTPAAQSHDLQSVAESVAQYFRADPSGVGQLFAPEFLTQVPAARLETVMRQLYTQLGRCTGVKLEKQVSSTSAQFTFTFEKGFTAPVNLVINADASHSITGFVVGPPVSSSETLSAVIEKMKLLPGRVSFLAQRLDASGPVALGEWQPTQRLAIGSAFKLYILGTLAHQISGGQRHWNDVISLDVHSLPSGILQSWPLGTPLTVQSAASLMISRSDNTAADELLKTVGREQVEAMLQVMGHSQPAVDQPFLSTMEMFQLKWGIPPDQLQQYITNDIAARRAFLQMLKPPVSHETLLAAASGTTPKMIDQVEWFASATDLCHALAWFHADDSARDTARQILAINPGIPVSSTRWAYIGFKGGSEPGVISLNFLLRSRMGQWYVIGAVWNDPKAAVSETVWVGLISRAIELLP